Genomic DNA from Desulfonema ishimotonii:
CCGCATAGCCTGGCTATCTGTTTTCGGGAGGCGTTTGAAAAAACAATATTTTTCAGGCTGACCCCGATATAACCAATTTATGAAAGAAGGAGATAAAAATGAAAAAAATGTTTGCAATCCTGTTCTTTGTGGCTCTGACGTTAGGGATGGTTTCAACAAAAGTGGGGGCGGTTCCCTTTAACGGAGTTGAATTTCCAGACGGAGAGGTTTCTTTTGCAGATGCAGTCATCTCATATGAACCTGATTATGATCCTGAGCATTCTGCCACGCCTTTTGAAAAGGCATCAATCCCTTCAAATGCACTCGGCACCCCTAATTTTGGCATGGTTTCACTGGGGGATGGTGGCAGAATCACACTTCAATTTACTGATAATTCCCTAACGGGAAGTGGTGATGGCAGTTTTGATTTGTGGGTATATGAGGTTGGCCCGGATGTAGAGGATACATATGTGGAGATCAGCAAGGATAATATAACATGGTATAGTGTCGGCAAGGTGTTCGGCAGTACATCCGGTATTGATATTGACGCTTTCGGATTCGGAACAGACGATTTCTTTTCTTATGTGCGTCTGACAGAC
This window encodes:
- a CDS encoding PEP-CTERM sorting domain-containing protein; the protein is MKKMFAILFFVALTLGMVSTKVGAVPFNGVEFPDGEVSFADAVISYEPDYDPEHSATPFEKASIPSNALGTPNFGMVSLGDGGRITLQFTDNSLTGSGDGSFDLWVYEVGPDVEDTYVEISKDNITWYSVGKVFGSTSGIDIDAFGFGTDDFFSYVRLTDDTNEGGQIGDVVGADIAAVGAISSAPPVANPTPEPGTFFLLSVGLLGLLKVRRMLTI